One Candidatus Devosia phytovorans genomic window carries:
- a CDS encoding DMT family transporter, protein MTISQPANERACGADDELGSCRLGLILVSRVPAGLTVLAVSKPYPPGHMTLRDWALVILVGCLFGSSFLLIAIVLEEVSPLTIAAGRSLVAALACWTLLLLSRKALPRDRSTMLKLCLLGLFSYALPFVLMPISQRYVSTGIVAIINLLLPIATLAVSHAWPGGPRATRTMAIGAGIGLVGAVVLALPSLTGSEEGQLLGIALCLCGTLIFAISFNVTRSFAGTDPQVIMTFAMTGAALGALPAALLIDGLPSVANVSTWWAWVALGLFPTALNFQIMYWMLPRVGATNFATNTYISPIVALVLGWALLGETLQPIQALGMVIVVAGLLVMDGRLASWMRRARA, encoded by the coding sequence ATGACCATTTCTCAGCCGGCCAATGAGCGCGCTTGCGGCGCCGACGATGAGCTAGGCTCATGCCGGCTCGGACTTATTCTCGTTTCCCGCGTGCCGGCGGGGCTGACAGTCTTGGCTGTCTCCAAACCCTATCCGCCAGGCCACATGACACTTCGCGACTGGGCTCTCGTCATCCTCGTCGGCTGCCTTTTCGGTAGTTCCTTCCTGCTCATCGCCATTGTGCTGGAGGAAGTGAGCCCGCTGACCATTGCCGCCGGACGGTCGCTGGTGGCGGCCCTCGCCTGCTGGACATTGCTGCTGCTGTCGCGAAAAGCCTTGCCGCGCGACCGCTCAACCATGCTCAAGCTCTGCCTCCTCGGCCTCTTCAGCTACGCCCTGCCCTTCGTGCTGATGCCGATCAGCCAGCGCTATGTGTCGACAGGCATTGTCGCGATCATCAACCTGCTCCTGCCGATCGCGACGCTGGCCGTGTCACATGCCTGGCCGGGCGGTCCGCGGGCCACGCGCACCATGGCAATCGGCGCCGGCATCGGGCTTGTCGGCGCGGTTGTGCTGGCCCTGCCATCGCTCACCGGTAGCGAGGAGGGTCAGTTGCTCGGCATTGCGCTGTGCCTCTGCGGCACGCTAATCTTTGCCATTTCCTTCAACGTGACACGTAGCTTTGCCGGTACCGACCCACAGGTCATCATGACCTTCGCCATGACCGGCGCTGCGCTGGGTGCCCTGCCCGCGGCCCTTCTGATCGATGGCCTACCAAGCGTTGCCAATGTCTCGACCTGGTGGGCCTGGGTGGCGCTGGGACTGTTCCCCACGGCCCTCAATTTCCAGATCATGTACTGGATGCTGCCCAGGGTCGGCGCGACCAATTTCGCCACCAATACCTATATTTCCCCGATCGTTGCGCTCGTGCTCGGCTGGGCCCTGCTGGGCGAGACGCTGCAGCCCATCCAGGCTCTCGGCATGGTCATTGTCGTGGCCGGCCTGCTCGTCATGGACGGGCGCCTTGCCAGTTGGATGCGCCGCGCCAGGGCGTGA
- a CDS encoding amidase, whose product MSDVIDLTTSEMASRIADKTLDPVEAVTGLLERIDAREPEVRAWAYVDRDVALADAKAMAAEARAGKLRGPLHGVPIGIKDVFHAKGMPTLANSKTMDPSATYEDSGVVAALKKAGAIILGKCETVEFAGMGIPPESRNPWNLQHTGGGSSSGSGVAVGARMVPATIGTQTGGSNLRPASYNGIAGLKPSYGAFARTGLLPVSWSLDHPGLITRSASDLDLIYRAIARAPKPAFAAPESWKFGILRDFFFETSADDTVTVVNGAIDRLSNSGIALAETRLPSLFSAHASIHHLIMSTEMAVYHAPRMDKHADTMSERHMTLSQAFSLVPAGYYLQALRARRMLRDAMMPLFAAHHVLVMPTTPAPAPEGLESTGNASLLTPWSLLGFPAATVPCGLADNGLPLGLQIVGPPGRDDLVIQAAIAAEAVLGRLDLPA is encoded by the coding sequence ATGAGCGACGTCATCGATCTCACCACCAGTGAAATGGCCAGCCGCATTGCCGACAAGACCCTCGATCCCGTCGAGGCAGTGACCGGCCTGCTCGAACGGATCGACGCCCGCGAGCCGGAGGTGCGCGCCTGGGCCTATGTGGACCGAGATGTCGCTCTGGCGGATGCCAAGGCCATGGCTGCCGAAGCAAGGGCCGGCAAGCTGCGCGGACCGCTGCATGGCGTACCGATCGGCATCAAGGATGTCTTCCACGCCAAGGGCATGCCGACACTGGCCAATTCCAAGACCATGGACCCCTCCGCCACCTACGAAGACAGTGGTGTGGTGGCGGCGCTGAAAAAGGCCGGCGCGATCATCCTGGGCAAATGCGAAACCGTCGAATTTGCCGGCATGGGAATTCCGCCGGAATCGCGCAATCCGTGGAACCTGCAGCATACCGGCGGCGGCTCGAGCTCGGGCTCGGGCGTTGCCGTGGGCGCCCGCATGGTGCCGGCGACGATCGGCACCCAGACCGGCGGCTCCAATCTGCGGCCGGCCTCCTACAATGGCATCGCGGGGCTCAAGCCCAGCTATGGCGCCTTCGCCCGTACGGGCCTGCTGCCGGTGTCCTGGTCGCTCGATCATCCTGGCCTGATCACGCGGTCGGCCAGTGACCTCGACCTGATCTACCGCGCCATTGCGCGTGCACCCAAGCCGGCATTTGCAGCCCCGGAGAGCTGGAAGTTCGGCATTCTGCGCGATTTCTTCTTCGAGACTTCGGCAGACGATACGGTGACGGTGGTCAATGGTGCCATCGATCGTCTCAGCAATAGCGGCATTGCGCTTGCAGAGACGCGGCTGCCGTCGCTGTTTTCGGCGCATGCCTCAATCCATCATCTCATCATGAGCACCGAGATGGCGGTTTATCACGCGCCACGCATGGACAAGCATGCCGACACCATGTCCGAGCGCCACATGACGTTGTCACAGGCCTTCTCGCTGGTGCCGGCCGGCTATTATCTCCAGGCATTGCGAGCGCGTCGCATGCTGCGCGATGCGATGATGCCGCTGTTTGCTGCCCATCATGTACTGGTCATGCCGACCACGCCGGCTCCGGCGCCAGAAGGGCTAGAAAGCACCGGCAACGCTTCGCTGCTGACGCCATGGAGCCTGCTCGGCTTTCCGGCAGCCACTGTGCCCTGCGGCCTTGCCGACAACGGCCTGCCGCTGGGCCTGCAGATCGTTGGCCCGCCGGGCCGTGACGATCTCGTCATCCAGGCGGCCATTGCTGCCGAAGCCGTGCTCGGCCGCCTCGACCTTCCAGCGTGA
- a CDS encoding polysaccharide deacetylase family protein — MSDLNRYPYSAIIDRPPLTLPGNARIAVFIVPNVEYLEWLPPPNPLRSPYPSAAPNIGAFQARDYGNRVALWRLFELFDDLDIKTTASVNAAVFEHHPLIAEEMARRNWDYQSHGLYNTRFAFGMDEAMEREMIDEVISIVRKATGKTISGWLGPALTTTARTPDLLAEAGVKYWADMFHDDEPTEVNVSSGKLITLPYSFEVNSGVALGGQAQTAEAFGRFITDQFDMLYEEGATAPKVMAICLHPFAVAAPSRIKYLRKALEHILGHSGVWQATAGDIADWYYANHFGKRLAPAASVAA, encoded by the coding sequence ATGTCCGATCTGAACCGCTATCCCTATTCTGCCATCATCGATCGGCCGCCGCTGACCCTGCCGGGCAATGCCCGCATCGCGGTCTTCATCGTGCCCAATGTCGAATATCTCGAATGGCTGCCGCCGCCCAATCCGCTGCGCAGCCCCTATCCCAGCGCCGCCCCCAATATCGGGGCCTTCCAGGCCCGCGACTATGGCAATCGTGTTGCCCTCTGGCGCCTGTTCGAGCTGTTTGATGACCTCGATATCAAGACCACGGCCTCGGTCAATGCTGCGGTCTTCGAGCATCATCCGCTGATCGCGGAGGAAATGGCCAGGCGGAACTGGGACTACCAGTCGCATGGGCTCTACAACACGCGCTTCGCCTTCGGCATGGACGAAGCCATGGAGCGCGAGATGATCGACGAGGTCATTTCCATCGTCCGCAAGGCGACCGGCAAGACGATCAGCGGCTGGCTCGGGCCGGCGCTGACCACGACGGCGCGCACGCCTGACCTATTGGCAGAGGCCGGCGTCAAATACTGGGCCGACATGTTCCATGACGACGAGCCGACTGAGGTCAATGTCTCCTCCGGCAAGCTCATCACCTTGCCCTATAGTTTCGAGGTCAATTCCGGTGTGGCGCTGGGTGGCCAAGCCCAGACGGCTGAGGCTTTCGGGCGCTTTATCACCGATCAGTTCGACATGCTGTATGAGGAGGGTGCCACGGCGCCCAAGGTCATGGCGATCTGCCTTCATCCCTTTGCGGTGGCGGCGCCGTCGCGCATCAAATACCTGCGCAAGGCCCTAGAGCACATTCTGGGCCATAGCGGCGTCTGGCAGGCCACGGCCGGCGACATTGCAGACTGGTATTATGCCAATCACTTCGGCAAGCGCCTGGCGCCCGCCGCCTCGGTTGCAGCGTAA
- a CDS encoding polysaccharide deacetylase family protein, producing MTELAPNYNSRSINPVTQMDHDLYGFSALPQRKKLQWPNGASVAMAVVVNVDYGDLAINPMNLVGFTHRDYGTRVGVFRLMGILDALDIKASMPISDVLLTRTPRVVEEARKRRWELVGHGAKVTQAVSSAMSEADERTYLEGSLATIRQTTGTAPRGWLGPGNSESARTVKLLAELGYDYTLDWGNDDQPYDFSVPQGRLSAVPYSVETSDAAVIQAQSHTPWEYAAALEDHLETLIADGEKSGMVMTLGLQANVSGQPLRAKYIRSFLEQAKASGKVWFATASEIVDAYRDQI from the coding sequence GTGACTGAACTAGCCCCGAACTACAACAGCCGCTCGATCAATCCTGTCACGCAGATGGACCATGACCTCTATGGTTTTTCCGCGCTGCCGCAGCGCAAGAAACTGCAGTGGCCCAATGGCGCCAGTGTCGCCATGGCCGTGGTGGTCAACGTCGACTATGGCGATCTCGCCATCAATCCGATGAACCTGGTCGGTTTCACCCATCGCGACTACGGCACGCGTGTCGGTGTGTTTCGCTTGATGGGCATTCTCGACGCTCTGGATATCAAGGCGAGCATGCCGATCAGCGACGTGCTGCTAACGCGGACGCCACGGGTGGTGGAAGAGGCGCGCAAGCGCCGCTGGGAACTGGTCGGGCATGGCGCCAAGGTCACTCAAGCGGTGAGTTCGGCCATGAGCGAGGCCGATGAACGCACCTATCTCGAAGGCTCGCTGGCGACGATCCGCCAGACGACCGGCACGGCGCCGCGTGGCTGGCTGGGGCCCGGCAATAGCGAGTCTGCTCGCACCGTCAAGCTGCTGGCCGAGCTGGGTTATGACTATACGCTGGACTGGGGCAATGACGATCAGCCCTATGACTTCAGCGTGCCGCAGGGACGCCTGTCAGCGGTGCCCTACAGCGTCGAAACCTCCGATGCTGCGGTCATCCAGGCACAGAGTCACACACCTTGGGAGTATGCCGCGGCGCTGGAAGACCATCTCGAAACCCTGATTGCCGATGGCGAAAAGTCCGGAATGGTGATGACACTGGGGCTGCAGGCCAATGTGTCGGGTCAGCCTCTACGCGCGAAATACATCCGCAGCTTTCTCGAGCAGGCCAAGGCAAGCGGCAAAGTGTGGTTCGCGACGGCATCCGAGATCGTCGACGCCTATCGCGACCAAATTTGA
- a CDS encoding EAL domain-containing protein translates to MTTVFTTLFFEHDLWLVSLAAAVCAVSSFAGIALVDRARRIVGSRRAIWIAVAALAVGFGIWSTHFIAMLAYRPDFAIGYEPLGTFSSLLIAIVASGVGFAMAAYGTNGADRLLGGIVVGLGITAMHYTGMSAIEVGGVIGWDVGLVNLSLLFAAGLAAMAVMVGAINSSLRVRFGASALLTLSIVSLHFTAMGAVDLSNCYAIASLDALHTGWVATGVALSSAFILGAALLALLLDTRDVQRRMMESMRLHSLADAAMEGLVIVRDGIIGGANASFAMLVGADREALLETPVERYFSIEMLEKARQEPGQFFYTTLQAADGLAVDVELVSQQAELEGGTTEVLAIRDIRDRLAQEAESERARAETRESEKRFGMLVQSITDYAIYMLDPNGLVASWNAGAVRNKGYSAQEIIGQSFAKFFSMEDQAAGLPELAIAEAREKGKFQTEGWRYRKDGSRFWAQVMIEAIRDDEGALVGFVKITRDITRQHEDAQQIETAKRNLELSLAHMSQGLALFDANERIVVANGQLKDILGIPANVGVNGFGLHDLAKFLTGEATVDPNLLDEAYALHRRLIAGEDNGEIVQDFPGGKSIRIVHRDAGDGAWVSTFEDISERKQSERQIHFMAHHDGLTGLPNRGSFTNHLQTTLDRAGDGQRVAVLGIDLDRFKEVNDQLGHGVGDTVLKSYADRISSSLQDGEFTARFGGDEFAAFKTFRTDAELFAFIERLEAAVERRFQIDRNEVSIGASIGIAVYPDDGGSAEKLISNADMAMYRAKGNLTERFCFYESDMDEAARDRRILARDLWDAVAKDQLLLNFQVQKSVQTGQTIGYEALLRWQHPERGLVPPMDFIPIAEECGAILSIGDWVLRMACLEAVHWDDSIKLAVNISPVQLSSANLVEMVELALTVSGLDPWRLELEVTESAIIGDKARALNTLRQIKELGVTIAIDDFGTGYSSLETLRAFPFDKIKLDRSFMSEVETSKQAKAVVRAILELGRGLEVPVLAEGVETPEQLDFLLAEGCDEAQGYYLGRPQIIDRDTVRKAS, encoded by the coding sequence ATGACGACAGTTTTCACCACGCTCTTTTTCGAGCACGACTTGTGGCTGGTTAGCCTCGCTGCTGCCGTCTGCGCCGTGTCGTCCTTTGCTGGAATTGCGCTGGTTGATCGGGCGCGCAGGATTGTCGGGTCGCGCCGGGCTATCTGGATCGCTGTCGCGGCGCTGGCTGTGGGGTTTGGCATCTGGTCGACCCATTTCATTGCCATGCTGGCCTATCGGCCTGACTTTGCCATTGGCTATGAGCCGCTGGGGACATTTTCGTCCTTGCTGATCGCCATTGTTGCCAGCGGCGTCGGCTTTGCCATGGCCGCTTACGGGACCAATGGCGCGGATCGTCTGCTGGGTGGCATTGTCGTGGGCCTCGGCATCACCGCCATGCACTATACCGGGATGAGCGCGATCGAGGTCGGCGGCGTCATCGGTTGGGACGTGGGCCTGGTGAACCTCTCCCTGTTGTTCGCAGCCGGGCTTGCGGCAATGGCGGTGATGGTGGGTGCCATCAATTCATCCCTGAGGGTCCGCTTCGGGGCGTCGGCGCTTCTGACGCTGTCGATCGTTTCGCTGCACTTCACGGCGATGGGTGCCGTTGACCTCAGCAATTGCTACGCCATTGCTTCGCTTGATGCATTGCACACGGGATGGGTGGCGACAGGCGTGGCGCTCAGCAGTGCCTTTATCCTCGGCGCTGCGCTGTTGGCATTGTTGCTCGACACAAGGGATGTGCAACGCCGGATGATGGAGTCGATGCGCCTGCACAGCCTGGCAGATGCGGCCATGGAGGGCCTCGTCATCGTGCGTGATGGCATTATCGGCGGTGCCAATGCCAGCTTTGCCATGTTGGTCGGTGCGGATCGCGAGGCGCTACTGGAGACCCCGGTCGAGCGCTATTTTTCGATCGAGATGCTGGAAAAGGCTCGTCAAGAACCGGGGCAGTTTTTTTACACGACGTTGCAGGCAGCTGATGGGCTCGCTGTCGATGTTGAACTGGTTAGCCAGCAAGCGGAACTGGAGGGCGGCACAACCGAGGTGCTGGCCATTCGCGACATTCGCGATCGGCTGGCGCAGGAAGCCGAAAGCGAACGGGCGCGCGCGGAAACTCGTGAAAGCGAGAAGCGCTTTGGCATGTTGGTTCAATCGATCACCGACTACGCCATCTATATGCTCGATCCCAATGGCCTGGTGGCAAGCTGGAATGCTGGCGCGGTGCGCAACAAAGGCTATTCCGCGCAGGAAATCATAGGCCAGTCGTTCGCGAAATTCTTCAGCATGGAGGACCAGGCTGCGGGCCTGCCCGAACTGGCAATTGCCGAAGCGCGGGAGAAGGGCAAGTTCCAGACGGAGGGTTGGCGCTATCGCAAGGACGGCTCGCGATTCTGGGCCCAGGTGATGATCGAAGCCATCCGCGATGATGAAGGCGCGCTCGTCGGTTTCGTCAAGATCACGCGCGATATCACCCGTCAGCATGAAGACGCCCAGCAGATCGAGACGGCCAAGCGCAATCTGGAGCTGTCTCTGGCGCATATGAGCCAGGGACTAGCGCTGTTTGACGCCAATGAGCGGATCGTTGTGGCCAATGGCCAGCTCAAGGATATTCTCGGCATTCCTGCGAATGTCGGGGTGAACGGGTTTGGCCTGCATGACCTGGCAAAGTTTCTGACTGGCGAGGCGACAGTCGACCCGAACCTTCTGGATGAGGCCTATGCATTGCATAGACGGTTGATCGCCGGCGAAGACAACGGCGAGATCGTCCAGGATTTCCCTGGCGGCAAGTCGATCCGCATCGTGCATCGTGATGCCGGTGACGGTGCATGGGTTTCGACTTTCGAGGACATTTCGGAACGCAAGCAGTCGGAACGCCAGATCCACTTCATGGCGCATCATGATGGCCTGACGGGCCTGCCTAATCGCGGCAGTTTCACCAATCATCTGCAGACGACGCTTGATCGGGCTGGGGATGGCCAGCGCGTGGCCGTGCTGGGCATCGACCTCGACCGCTTCAAGGAGGTCAACGACCAGTTGGGCCATGGCGTGGGTGACACGGTGCTCAAAAGCTATGCGGACCGCATTTCGAGCTCGCTGCAGGATGGTGAATTCACGGCACGCTTTGGTGGCGACGAATTCGCCGCCTTCAAGACATTCCGCACTGATGCCGAACTCTTTGCCTTTATCGAGCGGCTGGAAGCTGCAGTGGAGCGTCGGTTCCAGATCGATCGCAACGAAGTCTCGATCGGCGCCAGCATCGGCATCGCCGTCTATCCCGACGACGGCGGGTCGGCGGAGAAACTGATCAGCAATGCCGACATGGCGATGTATCGCGCCAAGGGCAATTTGACCGAGCGCTTCTGCTTTTACGAGTCCGACATGGACGAGGCCGCTCGCGACCGACGGATTCTGGCCCGCGATCTGTGGGACGCGGTGGCCAAAGACCAACTCCTGTTGAATTTCCAGGTACAGAAGTCGGTGCAGACGGGACAGACGATCGGCTACGAGGCGCTGCTGCGCTGGCAGCATCCCGAGCGCGGCCTGGTGCCGCCAATGGACTTCATCCCGATTGCCGAAGAGTGCGGTGCCATCCTGTCGATCGGCGATTGGGTGCTCCGAATGGCTTGCCTCGAGGCGGTGCACTGGGACGACAGCATCAAGCTGGCGGTGAATATCTCGCCGGTTCAGCTTAGCAGCGCAAATCTGGTGGAAATGGTCGAACTGGCACTGACCGTTTCCGGGCTCGATCCATGGCGTCTCGAGCTGGAAGTCACCGAGAGCGCGATTATCGGCGATAAAGCGCGGGCGCTCAACACGCTGCGGCAGATCAAGGAACTGGGCGTTACCATCGCCATCGACGATTTCGGCACCGGCTATTCCTCGCTCGAGACCCTGCGGGCCTTCCCCTTCGACAAGATCAAGCTCGATCGCAGCTTCATGTCGGAAGTGGAAACCAGCAAGCAGGCCAAGGCCGTCGTGCGCGCCATTCTCGAACTGGGCCGCGGTCTTGAAGTGCCGGTATTGGCCGAGGGCGTCGAAACGCCCGAACAGCTCGATTTCCTGCTGGCAGAGGGCTGCGATGAAGCGCAGGGTTATTATCTGGGCCGGCCGCAGATCATCGACCGCGATACGGTGCGCAAGGCCAGCTAG
- a CDS encoding LacI family DNA-binding transcriptional regulator gives MNDAKTPARDQRVTIREVALDAGVSVAAVSKVLRDAYGVSDALRAKVRHSMDKLNYRPLASARGMRGRTYTLGLIFPDMRNPFFGDIFAGVNSALERTQYQAMQGIGITVQPLTEAMIDRQMDGIILIGPNEARETLIDIAQRKPLVAIGHHDEEGTLPFDTVNNNDQLGARLVVRHLVGNDFRKIAMFSLTNQPSSVVRQRELGYRMEMIDQGCGDAVNIVRSTQVTRDVQLAIRRLLESPERPEAIFCWTDLMAFEAISVANEMGLRVPDDVAIVGYDNTMFCDFAQNRLTSVDQSGELLGLQAARLLIERVEGRSESEQFIVTPRIVGRNSSRRRITNAD, from the coding sequence ATGAATGACGCCAAGACGCCGGCCCGTGATCAGCGCGTGACCATTCGCGAAGTCGCGCTGGATGCGGGTGTGTCCGTTGCCGCGGTTTCCAAGGTCCTGCGCGATGCCTATGGCGTCAGCGACGCGCTGCGCGCCAAGGTGCGCCACTCCATGGACAAGCTCAATTACCGCCCGCTGGCCTCGGCTCGCGGCATGCGCGGCCGCACCTATACGCTCGGCCTGATCTTCCCCGACATGCGCAATCCTTTCTTCGGCGACATCTTTGCCGGCGTGAATTCGGCGCTGGAACGAACGCAATATCAGGCCATGCAGGGCATTGGCATTACGGTACAGCCCCTGACCGAAGCGATGATCGATCGACAGATGGACGGCATCATCCTGATCGGCCCAAACGAGGCCCGCGAGACGCTGATCGACATCGCGCAGCGCAAGCCGCTTGTTGCAATCGGCCACCACGATGAGGAAGGCACCCTGCCCTTCGATACCGTCAACAATAACGATCAGCTCGGTGCCCGCCTGGTGGTCCGCCACCTGGTAGGAAATGACTTCCGCAAGATCGCCATGTTCAGCCTGACCAATCAGCCATCATCCGTGGTCCGCCAGCGCGAGTTGGGCTACCGCATGGAGATGATCGACCAGGGCTGCGGCGACGCGGTCAATATCGTGCGCTCCACGCAAGTGACCCGCGATGTGCAACTGGCCATTCGCCGCCTGCTGGAAAGTCCCGAGCGGCCCGAGGCCATCTTCTGCTGGACCGACCTCATGGCCTTCGAGGCCATCAGCGTGGCCAATGAAATGGGCCTGCGCGTCCCCGATGACGTGGCCATTGTCGGCTATGACAACACCATGTTCTGCGACTTCGCCCAGAACCGGCTGACCAGCGTGGATCAGTCCGGCGAACTGCTGGGACTGCAGGCTGCACGATTGCTCATCGAACGTGTCGAGGGACGCAGCGAGAGCGAGCAGTTCATCGTCACGCCGCGCATCGTCGGCCGCAACAGTTCACGCCGGCGCATCACTAACGCGGACTAG
- a CDS encoding family 78 glycoside hydrolase catalytic domain yields MVRPQSDRGVGTPASFLRKSFSIDAIKGDETLRISALGLYICFINGKRVGRDILTPGWTSYDVRLSYQTYAVSDLLVAGENTIEIWLADGWLRSQLMWGKFPIHNTYGEQTAAIAELRSGDELVLVTDGSWQSGELPIRKSGIYFGEIYDARLSAEVSDGSEAISFDVSRLVAHETTPVRELDVLQPVKQWTDAEGRVVYDFAQNVGGYIAYRVRGEAGTKVSVEHAEVLDKDGNFYNVNYRTAEARTEYTLAGQGEETYRPHFTFHGFRYARITIEGKAEVSGVISVPISSVTEVKSGFTSGNKLVDRLFLNTVWSQRGNFIEVPTDCPQRDERLGWTGDAQVFAGTAMYLAEAQGFFQKWMRDLMVDQRADGAVPHVVPDPTRLQPEHYPGFYGSTGWGDAVYVVPWQLYLHYGDTDFLAEALPAMIKWVDFVWSISDGPIVSPPREWGDRGFSFGDWLQPKGPSAKPLPTIGDDAAATIYLHIAAKSVAEIARIVGDTATAQRLATMAEQVRIAFASEFITASGRLAYDDQTSYALAIVHDLIPAEKLAAATRYFKGTIDRADRRIGTGFIGTPALLPALVKVGEWGLVSDVFLQEEVPGWLYQVKMGATTIWERWDAIQADGSIYNPQMNSYNHYAYGAVCQWLLEGVAGFRPDEKDPAFKTVIFEPIVLPELSPVKAHHDSPAGLIRAEWAIEGEAVRYEIEVPQGSVGVLRLAESYRDATLDGQPIAAGGDQALTAGRHVVHFNYTAPKREERHKSLVNANTP; encoded by the coding sequence ATGGTGCGCCCCCAGAGCGATCGTGGTGTCGGCACGCCTGCCTCTTTCCTCCGCAAGAGTTTTTCCATCGATGCCATCAAGGGCGATGAGACGCTGCGCATCAGCGCGCTGGGTCTCTACATCTGCTTCATCAACGGTAAGCGTGTTGGCAGGGACATCCTGACGCCCGGCTGGACCAGCTATGACGTGCGGCTGAGCTATCAGACCTATGCTGTGTCTGACCTGCTGGTGGCAGGCGAGAACACGATCGAGATCTGGCTGGCGGATGGCTGGCTGCGGTCGCAATTGATGTGGGGCAAGTTTCCGATCCACAACACCTATGGCGAGCAGACCGCTGCCATTGCGGAACTGCGTTCGGGCGATGAGCTGGTGCTTGTCACCGATGGCTCCTGGCAGAGCGGCGAGTTGCCGATCCGCAAGTCGGGCATCTATTTCGGCGAGATCTACGACGCCCGCCTTTCGGCAGAGGTGAGCGATGGCAGCGAGGCGATCAGCTTCGACGTCTCGCGCCTTGTCGCGCATGAAACGACGCCTGTCCGCGAGCTGGATGTGCTGCAGCCGGTCAAGCAATGGACCGATGCCGAAGGTCGTGTGGTCTATGACTTCGCGCAGAATGTGGGCGGCTATATCGCCTATCGCGTGCGGGGCGAAGCGGGCACCAAGGTCAGTGTCGAACATGCCGAAGTGCTCGACAAGGACGGCAATTTCTACAACGTCAATTATCGCACGGCCGAGGCCCGCACCGAATATACGCTGGCCGGGCAGGGCGAGGAGACGTACCGTCCGCATTTCACGTTCCATGGCTTCCGCTATGCCCGCATCACCATTGAGGGCAAGGCCGAGGTCAGCGGCGTGATATCGGTGCCGATCAGTTCGGTGACCGAGGTCAAGTCGGGCTTTACTTCCGGCAACAAGCTGGTGGACCGGCTGTTCCTCAATACGGTCTGGTCGCAGCGTGGCAATTTTATCGAAGTGCCGACCGACTGCCCGCAGCGCGATGAGCGCCTGGGCTGGACCGGCGACGCCCAGGTGTTTGCCGGCACGGCCATGTATCTGGCCGAAGCACAGGGCTTCTTCCAGAAGTGGATGCGCGACCTGATGGTCGATCAGCGCGCCGACGGCGCGGTGCCGCATGTGGTGCCAGATCCGACGCGCCTGCAGCCTGAGCATTATCCGGGCTTTTATGGCTCGACCGGCTGGGGTGACGCCGTCTATGTCGTGCCGTGGCAGCTCTACCTGCACTATGGCGACACCGACTTTCTGGCCGAAGCTTTGCCGGCAATGATCAAATGGGTCGATTTCGTCTGGTCGATCAGCGATGGCCCGATTGTCTCGCCGCCGCGCGAATGGGGTGATCGAGGCTTCTCCTTTGGCGACTGGCTGCAGCCCAAAGGACCGAGCGCCAAGCCGTTGCCAACCATTGGCGACGATGCTGCCGCGACGATCTATCTACATATCGCTGCCAAGTCGGTGGCCGAGATCGCGCGTATCGTTGGTGATACTGCGACGGCTCAACGCCTTGCGACCATGGCCGAACAGGTCAGGATCGCTTTTGCCAGCGAGTTCATCACGGCCTCGGGGCGCCTGGCCTATGATGACCAGACATCCTATGCGCTCGCCATCGTGCATGACCTGATCCCGGCGGAGAAGCTTGCGGCGGCGACCCGATATTTCAAGGGCACGATCGACCGTGCGGACCGCCGCATCGGCACTGGATTCATCGGGACGCCGGCGCTGCTGCCAGCACTGGTCAAGGTGGGTGAGTGGGGCCTCGTCAGCGACGTGTTTCTGCAGGAAGAAGTCCCGGGCTGGCTCTATCAGGTCAAGATGGGCGCAACCACGATCTGGGAGCGCTGGGACGCCATCCAGGCCGATGGCTCGATCTACAATCCGCAGATGAACTCATACAACCACTATGCCTATGGCGCCGTTTGCCAGTGGCTGCTCGAAGGGGTCGCCGGCTTCCGGCCGGACGAGAAGGATCCGGCCTTCAAGACGGTGATCTTCGAGCCGATCGTCCTGCCCGAGCTGTCGCCGGTCAAGGCCCACCACGATAGTCCGGCCGGGCTGATCCGGGCGGAATGGGCGATCGAAGGCGAGGCGGTGCGCTACGAGATCGAAGTGCCGCAGGGCAGTGTTGGTGTGTTGCGCCTGGCCGAAAGCTATCGCGATGCCACGCTCGACGGGCAGCCGATTGCAGCCGGCGGCGATCAGGCGCTTACTGCTGGCAGGCATGTGGTTCATTTCAACTACACCGCACCAAAGCGCGAGGAGCGCCACAAGTCGCTGGTGAACGCCAACACGCCATAA